From Cervus canadensis isolate Bull #8, Minnesota chromosome 28, ASM1932006v1, whole genome shotgun sequence, one genomic window encodes:
- the LOC122430016 gene encoding histone H2B type 1-J, producing MPEPAKSAPAPKKGSKKAVTKAQKKDGKKRKRSRKESYSIYVYKVLKQVHPDTGISSKAMGIMNSFVNDIFERIAGEASRLAHYNKRSTITSREIQTAVRLLLPGELAKHAVSEGTKAVTKYTSAK from the coding sequence ATGCCTGAACCGGCTAAGTCTGCTCCGGCCCCGAAAAAGGGCTCTAAGAAAGCGGTGACCAAAGCGCAGAAGAAAGACGGCAAGAAGCGCAAGCGCAGCCGCAAAGAGAGCTACTCTATCTACGTGTACAAGGTGTTGAAGCAGGTCCACCCGGACACCGGCATCTCGTCCAAGGCCATGGGCATCATGAACTCGTTTGTGAACGACATTTTCGAGCGTATCGCGGGCGAGGCATCGCGCCTGGCGCATTACAACAAGCGCTCAACTATCACATCCAGGGAGATTCAGACGGCCGTGCGCCTGCTGCTGCCCGGGGAGCTGGCCAAACACGCGGTGTCCGAGGGCACCAAGGCCGTCACCAAGTATACTAGTGCCAAGTAA
- the LOC122430007 gene encoding histone H2A type 1, which translates to MSGRGKQGGKARAKAKTRSSRAGLQFPVGRVHRLLRKGNYAERVGAGAPVYLAAVLEYLTAEILELAGNAARDNKKTRIIPRHLQLAIRNDEELNKLLGKVTIAQGGVLPNIQAVLLPKKTESHHKAKGK; encoded by the coding sequence ATGTCTGGGCGAGGTAAACAAGGCGGCAAGGCTCGTGCCAAAGCCAAGACACGCTCCTCGCGAGCCGGGCTCCAGTTCCCCGTGGGTCGTGTTCACCGGCTGCTCCGGAAGGGCAACTATGCGGAACGGGTTGGAGCCGGGGCCCCGGTGTACCTAGCGGCGGTGCTGGAGTACCTGACGGCCGAGATCCTGGAGCTGGCGGGCAACGCGGCTCGGGACAACAAGAAGACCCGCATCATCCCGCGCCACCTACAGCTGGCCATCCGCAACGACGAGGAGCTCAACAAGCTGCTGGGCAAAGTCACCATCGCTCAGGGCGGCGTCCTGCCCAACATCCAGGCGGTGCTGCTACCCAAGAAAACCGAGAGCCACCACAAGGCCAAGGGCAAGTAA
- the LOC122430012 gene encoding histone H2B type 1-K: MPEPAKSAPAPKKGSKKAVTKAQKKDGKKRKRSRKESYSVYVYKVLKQVHPDTGISSKAMGIMNSFVNDIFERIAGEASRLAHYNKRSTITSREIQTAVRLLLPGELAKHAVSEGTKAVTKYTSAK; this comes from the coding sequence ATGCCGGAACCAGCGAAGTCCGCTCCAGCCCCGAAAAAGGGCTCCAAAAAAGCGGTGACCAAGGCGCAGAAGAAGGACGGCAAGAAGCGCAAACGCAGCCGCAAGGAGAGCTACTCCGTGTACGTGTACAAGGTGCTGAAGCAGGTCCACCCGGACACCGGCATCTCGTCTAAGGCCATGGGCATCATGAACTCTTTCGTCAACGACATCTTCGAGCGCATCGCCGGCGAGGCATCGCGTTTGGCGCATTACAACAAGCGCTCGACCATCACATCCAGGGAGATTCAGACGGCCGTGCGCCTGCTGCTGCCCGGGGAGCTGGCCAAACACGCGGTGTCTGAGGGCACCAAGGCCGTCACCAAGTACACCAGCGCCAAGTAA
- the LOC122430010 gene encoding histone H2A type 1-H, whose translation MSGRGKQGGKARAKAKTRSSRAGLQFPVGRVHRLLRKGNYAERVGAGAPVYLAAVLEYLTAEILELAGNAARDNKKTRIIPRHLQLAIRNDEELNKLLGKVTIAQGGVLPNIQAVLLPKKTESHHKAK comes from the coding sequence ATGTCTGGACGTGGTAAGCAAGGTGGCAAGGCTCGTGCTAAAGCCAAAACCCGTTCCTCGCGGGCTGGACTCCAGTTCCCCGTAGGCAGGGTACATCGCTTGCTCCGCAAAGGCAACTATGCTGAGCGGGTAGGTGCCGGGGCCCCGGTGTACTTGGCGGCGGTGCTGGAGTACCTGACGGCTGAGATTTTGGAGCTGGCGGGCAATGCGGCCCGCGACAACAAGAAAACGCGAATCATCCCGCGTCATTTGCAGCTGGCTATCCGCAACGATGAAGAACTCAACAAACTGCTGGGAAAGGTCACCATTGCTCAGGGTGGTGTCTTACCCAACATCCAGGCTGTGCTACTACCTAAGAAAACTGAGAGCCACCACAAGGCCAAATAA